One region of Thunnus albacares chromosome 8, fThuAlb1.1, whole genome shotgun sequence genomic DNA includes:
- the mag gene encoding myelin-associated glycoprotein isoform X3 — MWCLELLLPLLLIINDASCQWNVWVPRDISAMTNSCVVIPCTFMYPSGIRPYRGIHGIWYFGQPYPQLFPPVVFKSRTDVVHESYKGRTKLLGDLHQRNCTLLINNIGTEHSGRYYFRADLGGANMYTFPDFAELKVLEQPNIDVPEEIVSDESLELTCYAPDNCPDMTPEIQWMYTDYLPDPEFSSDYLEESNTAVLSSTLTFTPRPMHNGQLLGCRVYYPNTTLVYERLISLDIKYAPRSVWVNVSSEVMEGSSVTLHCEVDSNPPPRISWMFGDQELLWDTASNVSLSLDDVTPAQEGVYTCVGDNGYGVMNTSLYLAVKYPPREPIVNNSMTVQEGTSLALHCSTQGSPAPTLTWLKDGELVGTITADELSVLEIVEITPQGDGQYRCLAENEHGRASSSLNITVEYAPVLLEESKCTVVREGVQCVCMATGNPEPTIEFYLPDQNITINETDGRFNFYTHTDGHTSTGMIKLREKGERINNGGPAVNVHCSIYNMYGRESVLLELQQEKKYMMAVIVGTIGGVAVIAFIIAAVRYVGHNNKKEKTGIINLWALWQNWRGKS, encoded by the exons ATGTGGTGTTTGGAGCTGCTCTTACCACTGCTGTTGATCATCAATG ATGCCAGTTGCCAGTGGAACGTTTGGGTACCTCGGGACATCTCGGCCATGACCAATTCCTGTGTTGTCATCCCGTGCACCTTCATGTACCCATCTGGTATCAGGCCATACCGTGGCATTCATGGTATCTGGTACTTTGGCCAGCCTTACCCTCAACTCTTCCCTCCCGTAGTCTTCAAATCACGCACAGATGTCGTGCATGAGAGCTACAAGGGCCGCACCAAGCTGTTGGGTGATCTGCATCAGAGGAACTGCACTCTGCTCATCAACAACATTGGCACAGAGCACTCAGGGAGATACTACTTTCGTGCTGACCTCGGTGGGGCAAACATGTACACGTTCCCAGACTTTGCTGAGCTCAAAGTTCTGG AACAACCCAACATTGATGTCCCAGAGGAAATTGTCAGTGATGAGAGCCTGGAGCTGACATGTTATGCTCCTGACAACTGCCCTGACATGACTCCAGAAATCCAGTGGATGTACACTGACTACCTGCCGGACCCTGAGTTCAGCTCTGACTACCTGGAGGAAAGCAACACAGCGGTACTCTCCAGCACCCTGACCTTTACACCCAGACCAATGCACAACGGGCAGCTCCTGGGCTGCAGGGTGTACTACCCAAACACCACACTAGTCTACGAGAGGCTCATTTCTCTAGACATCAAGT ATGCTCCACGCTCAGTGTGGGTGAACGTCTCCTCAGAGGTGATGGAGGGCAGCTCTGTGACGCTGCACTGCGAGGTGGACAGTAACCCTCCTCCCAGGATCTCCTGGATGTTCGGAGACCAGGAACTGCTGTGGGACACGGCGTCCAACGTCTCCCTATCCCTGGATGATGTGACGCCTGCACAAGAGGGAGTCTACACCTGTGTCGGGGACAACGGCTATGGCGTCATGAACACTTCACTCTACCTGGCTGTCAAGT ACCCTCCCCGTGAGCCCATTGTAAACAACTCCATGACAGTACAAGAGGGCACTTCATTGGCTCTGCACTGCAGCACCCAGGGCAGCCCAGCCCCAACCCTCACCTGGCTGAAGGACGGGGAGCTGGTGGGAACCATCACTGCAGATGAGCTGTCAGTGCTGGAGATCGTGGAGATCACACCACAGGGAGACGGACAGTACCGCTGCCTGGCTGAGAACGAGCATGGACGAGCCAGCAGCTCCCTAAACATCACTGTTGAAT ATGCCCCGGTCCTTCTAGAGGAGTCCAAGTGCACAGTGGTGAGGGAAGGTGTCCAGTGTGTCTGCATGGCCACAGGAAACCCTGAACCCACCATCGAGTTCTACTTGCCTGACCAGAACATCACCATCAACGAAACAGACGGCCGGTTCaacttctacacacacacagacggacaCACCTCCACCGGTATGATCAAGCTGCGGGAGAAAGGCGAGCGCATCAACAACGGTGGCCCAGCTGTTAATGTCCACTGCAGCATCTACAACATGTACGGAAGAGAGAGTGTACTTCTGGAGCTACAGCAGGAGA AAAAGTACATGATGGCAGTTATAGTTGGCACCATCGGCGGAGTGGCTGTCATAGCCTTCATTATTGCAGCAGTGAGATACGTTGGCCACAACAACAAGAA GGAGAAGACGGGGATTATCAACCTGTGGGCTCTTTGGCAGAACTGGAGAGGCAAGAGCTGA
- the lsr gene encoding lipolysis-stimulated lipoprotein receptor isoform X2, producing the protein MFWILIIAALMGTEPTTAISVTCPTKRYIVILFQPVTLTCNYQTTAIQPPVVTWKYKSYCRDPIQAALNPSSAENILTQNNPNYDPNIECADSQRTVRIVASKQGNAVTLGTEYQGRKISILDNADLNIAQTAWGDSGVYVCSVISSQDLSGNGEDYTELIVLDWLLVVLVVLGFLLLLLLIGICWCQCCPHTCCCYISCPCCPDRCCCPRALYEAGKAVKKGVPSQYAPTLYAPSMYAQPAYGGPLMNQPVMPLLPLPNGAGVPHPQNGYNREYDGASSVGQGSQVPLLHDQDSGADHTRSGYRIQVDPDGNATRAIYYMERELANLDPSKPTNYNRLENMSEVSSLHDSLEPRGRGGRSQPPPLPTVYDRDEAMSTISSVSQHAHRRDDYPRRGGGHMGDRVRARSMDNLDDIGRRYGRDDYPPRHRPDEPRGRRGSDDEWSSSARSGYDRDFDDRRRRDYSPDDRRREGGRGGYGGLPGRRSRSRDDLMDLERDHRAGGGARGGRDDYDDSFLREAMERKRMGEQQRARSRDRLDTESDRSDWGRTPRGPPPLPVSPPSGYPDRRDDYPPPPPPPYSDEESVSSSKKSNLRKNGAVSRESLVV; encoded by the exons AGCCCACCACGGCTATATCGGTTACATGCCCTACCAAGAGGTACATCGTCATCCTCTTCCAGCCCGTCACCCTCACCTGTAACTACCAGACAACTGCCATTCAACCTCCTGTTGTCACGTGGAAGTACAAGTCGTATTGCCGGGACCCGATCCAGGCTGCGTTGAATCCCAGCAGTGCAGAGAACATCCTGACTCAGAACAACCCCAACTACGACCCCAACATCGAGTGTGCCGACAGCCAGAGGACGGTGCGCATAGTGGCCTCCAAGCAAGGCAATGCTGTCACCCTTGGCACGGAGTACCAGGGTCGCAAGATCAGCATCCTAGACA ATGCAGACCTGAACATCGCGCAGACAGCATGGGGCGACAGCGGTGTCTACGTCTGTTCTGTGATCTCTTCCCAAGACCTTTCAGGAAACGGTGAAGACTACACTGAACTAATTGTACTGG ACTGGCTCCTGGTTGTTTTGGTGGTTCTGGGTTTCCTACTGCTACTGCTCCTCATCGGGATCTGCTGGTGCCAGTGCTGCccacacacctgctgctgctacatCAGCTGCCCCTGCTGCCCCGACCGTTGCTGTTGTCCACGAGCAT TGTACGAGGCAGGGAAAGCAGTGAAGAAAGGTGTACCCAGTCAGTATGCTCCCACCCTCTATGCTCCCAGTATGTATGCTCAGCCAGCATACGGTGGACCGCTAATGAATCAGCCTGTTATGCCCCTGCTTCCTCTACCCAATGGAGCTGGAGTACCACATCCCCAGAATGGTTACAATCGTGAATATGATGGCGCCAGCTCAG tgggaCAAGGCTCACAGGTGCCTCTGCTGCACGACCAAGACAGTGGAGCAGACCACA CGCGCAGTGGATATCGTATCCAAGTGGACCCTGATGGGAATGCCACACGTGCCATTTACTATATGGAAAGAGAACTGGCCAACCTGGACCCATCCAAACCTACCAACTACAACCGCT TGGAGAATATGAGTGAAGTCTCTTCCCTGCATGATAGCTTGGAGCCTCGAGGCCGCGGCGGTCGTTCACAGCCACCACCTCTGCCCACAGTCTATGACCGGGATGAAGCCATGAGCACCATCAGCAGTGTTTCCCAGCATGCCCACCGCCGTGATGACTACCCGCGCCGGGGTGGAGGGCACATGGGGGATCGTGTGCGCGCCCGTTCCATGGACAACCTTGACGACATCGGACGTCGCTACGGCCGAGACGACTACCCACCACGGCACCGCCCAGATGAGCCCAGAGGCAGGAGAGG CTCGGATGATGAGTGGAGCAGCAGTGCCCGCAGTGGCTATGACCGTGACTTTGACGATCGCAGGCGTCGTGACTACTCCCCTGATGATCGtcggagagaaggaggaagaggaggttaTGGTGGCCTCCCCGGGAGACGCAGCCGCAGCCGTGATGACTTGATGGATCTGGAGAGGGATCATCGGGCTGGCGGAGGTGCTAGGGGCGGGCGAGATGACTATGACGACAGCTTCCTGCGAGAGGccatggagaggaagaggatgggtGAGCAGCAGAGGGCCCGCAGCAGGGACCGACTGGACACCGAGAGCGACCGCTCGGATTGGGGGAGGACACCACGTGGACCCCCACCACTCCCTGTGAGTCCGCCCTCTGGATACCCTGATCGCCGTGATGACTACCCGCCACCTCCACCTCCGCCATACAGTGATGAGGAAAGTGTGTCATCTTCTAAGAAAAGCAACCTCCGCAAG AATGGAGCCGTGAGTCGGGAAAGCCTTGTGGTGTAA
- the mag gene encoding myelin-associated glycoprotein isoform X2, translated as MWCLELLLPLLLIINDASCQWNVWVPRDISAMTNSCVVIPCTFMYPSGIRPYRGIHGIWYFGQPYPQLFPPVVFKSRTDVVHESYKGRTKLLGDLHQRNCTLLINNIGTEHSGRYYFRADLGGANMYTFPDFAELKVLEQPNIDVPEEIVSDESLELTCYAPDNCPDMTPEIQWMYTDYLPDPEFSSDYLEESNTAVLSSTLTFTPRPMHNGQLLGCRVYYPNTTLVYERLISLDIKYAPRSVWVNVSSEVMEGSSVTLHCEVDSNPPPRISWMFGDQELLWDTASNVSLSLDDVTPAQEGVYTCVGDNGYGVMNTSLYLAVKYPPREPIVNNSMTVQEGTSLALHCSTQGSPAPTLTWLKDGELVGTITADELSVLEIVEITPQGDGQYRCLAENEHGRASSSLNITVEYAPVLLEESKCTVVREGVQCVCMATGNPEPTIEFYLPDQNITINETDGRFNFYTHTDGHTSTGMIKLREKGERINNGGPAVNVHCSIYNMYGRESVLLELQQEKKYMMAVIVGTIGGVAVIAFIIAAVRYVGHNNKKENGNPRQDVVLENPALYYSAVKKDKQNLRKKVGEDGDYQPVGSLAELERQELNYAALEFIGARSREGASGRGDDGSNYTEIKAK; from the exons ATGTGGTGTTTGGAGCTGCTCTTACCACTGCTGTTGATCATCAATG ATGCCAGTTGCCAGTGGAACGTTTGGGTACCTCGGGACATCTCGGCCATGACCAATTCCTGTGTTGTCATCCCGTGCACCTTCATGTACCCATCTGGTATCAGGCCATACCGTGGCATTCATGGTATCTGGTACTTTGGCCAGCCTTACCCTCAACTCTTCCCTCCCGTAGTCTTCAAATCACGCACAGATGTCGTGCATGAGAGCTACAAGGGCCGCACCAAGCTGTTGGGTGATCTGCATCAGAGGAACTGCACTCTGCTCATCAACAACATTGGCACAGAGCACTCAGGGAGATACTACTTTCGTGCTGACCTCGGTGGGGCAAACATGTACACGTTCCCAGACTTTGCTGAGCTCAAAGTTCTGG AACAACCCAACATTGATGTCCCAGAGGAAATTGTCAGTGATGAGAGCCTGGAGCTGACATGTTATGCTCCTGACAACTGCCCTGACATGACTCCAGAAATCCAGTGGATGTACACTGACTACCTGCCGGACCCTGAGTTCAGCTCTGACTACCTGGAGGAAAGCAACACAGCGGTACTCTCCAGCACCCTGACCTTTACACCCAGACCAATGCACAACGGGCAGCTCCTGGGCTGCAGGGTGTACTACCCAAACACCACACTAGTCTACGAGAGGCTCATTTCTCTAGACATCAAGT ATGCTCCACGCTCAGTGTGGGTGAACGTCTCCTCAGAGGTGATGGAGGGCAGCTCTGTGACGCTGCACTGCGAGGTGGACAGTAACCCTCCTCCCAGGATCTCCTGGATGTTCGGAGACCAGGAACTGCTGTGGGACACGGCGTCCAACGTCTCCCTATCCCTGGATGATGTGACGCCTGCACAAGAGGGAGTCTACACCTGTGTCGGGGACAACGGCTATGGCGTCATGAACACTTCACTCTACCTGGCTGTCAAGT ACCCTCCCCGTGAGCCCATTGTAAACAACTCCATGACAGTACAAGAGGGCACTTCATTGGCTCTGCACTGCAGCACCCAGGGCAGCCCAGCCCCAACCCTCACCTGGCTGAAGGACGGGGAGCTGGTGGGAACCATCACTGCAGATGAGCTGTCAGTGCTGGAGATCGTGGAGATCACACCACAGGGAGACGGACAGTACCGCTGCCTGGCTGAGAACGAGCATGGACGAGCCAGCAGCTCCCTAAACATCACTGTTGAAT ATGCCCCGGTCCTTCTAGAGGAGTCCAAGTGCACAGTGGTGAGGGAAGGTGTCCAGTGTGTCTGCATGGCCACAGGAAACCCTGAACCCACCATCGAGTTCTACTTGCCTGACCAGAACATCACCATCAACGAAACAGACGGCCGGTTCaacttctacacacacacagacggacaCACCTCCACCGGTATGATCAAGCTGCGGGAGAAAGGCGAGCGCATCAACAACGGTGGCCCAGCTGTTAATGTCCACTGCAGCATCTACAACATGTACGGAAGAGAGAGTGTACTTCTGGAGCTACAGCAGGAGA AAAAGTACATGATGGCAGTTATAGTTGGCACCATCGGCGGAGTGGCTGTCATAGCCTTCATTATTGCAGCAGTGAGATACGTTGGCCACAACAACAAGAA AGAGAATGGCAACCCTAGGCAGGACGTGGTCCTGGAGAACCCAGCTTTGTACTACAGCGCAGTCAAGAAGGACAAACAAAATCTGAGGAAGAAAGTG GGAGAAGACGGGGATTATCAACCTGTGGGCTCTTTGGCAGAACTGGAGAGGCAAGAGCTGAATTACGCTGCTCTGGAGTTTATCGGGGCCAGGTCCAGGGAGGGGGCCTCAGGGAGGGGGGATGACGGCAGCAACTACACGGAAATCAAAGCCAAATGA
- the lsr gene encoding lipolysis-stimulated lipoprotein receptor isoform X1: MFWILIIAALMGTEPTTAISVTCPTKRYIVILFQPVTLTCNYQTTAIQPPVVTWKYKSYCRDPIQAALNPSSAENILTQNNPNYDPNIECADSQRTVRIVASKQGNAVTLGTEYQGRKISILDNADLNIAQTAWGDSGVYVCSVISSQDLSGNGEDYTELIVLERKSNTTDLLPGIDLLVMEDWLLVVLVVLGFLLLLLLIGICWCQCCPHTCCCYISCPCCPDRCCCPRALYEAGKAVKKGVPSQYAPTLYAPSMYAQPAYGGPLMNQPVMPLLPLPNGAGVPHPQNGYNREYDGASSVGQGSQVPLLHDQDSGADHTRSGYRIQVDPDGNATRAIYYMERELANLDPSKPTNYNRLENMSEVSSLHDSLEPRGRGGRSQPPPLPTVYDRDEAMSTISSVSQHAHRRDDYPRRGGGHMGDRVRARSMDNLDDIGRRYGRDDYPPRHRPDEPRGRRGSDDEWSSSARSGYDRDFDDRRRRDYSPDDRRREGGRGGYGGLPGRRSRSRDDLMDLERDHRAGGGARGGRDDYDDSFLREAMERKRMGEQQRARSRDRLDTESDRSDWGRTPRGPPPLPVSPPSGYPDRRDDYPPPPPPPYSDEESVSSSKKSNLRKNGAVSRESLVV; encoded by the exons AGCCCACCACGGCTATATCGGTTACATGCCCTACCAAGAGGTACATCGTCATCCTCTTCCAGCCCGTCACCCTCACCTGTAACTACCAGACAACTGCCATTCAACCTCCTGTTGTCACGTGGAAGTACAAGTCGTATTGCCGGGACCCGATCCAGGCTGCGTTGAATCCCAGCAGTGCAGAGAACATCCTGACTCAGAACAACCCCAACTACGACCCCAACATCGAGTGTGCCGACAGCCAGAGGACGGTGCGCATAGTGGCCTCCAAGCAAGGCAATGCTGTCACCCTTGGCACGGAGTACCAGGGTCGCAAGATCAGCATCCTAGACA ATGCAGACCTGAACATCGCGCAGACAGCATGGGGCGACAGCGGTGTCTACGTCTGTTCTGTGATCTCTTCCCAAGACCTTTCAGGAAACGGTGAAGACTACACTGAACTAATTGTACTGG AGAGAAAGTCAAATACTACTGACCTCCTGCCTGGCATTGACTTACTGGTTATGGAAG ACTGGCTCCTGGTTGTTTTGGTGGTTCTGGGTTTCCTACTGCTACTGCTCCTCATCGGGATCTGCTGGTGCCAGTGCTGCccacacacctgctgctgctacatCAGCTGCCCCTGCTGCCCCGACCGTTGCTGTTGTCCACGAGCAT TGTACGAGGCAGGGAAAGCAGTGAAGAAAGGTGTACCCAGTCAGTATGCTCCCACCCTCTATGCTCCCAGTATGTATGCTCAGCCAGCATACGGTGGACCGCTAATGAATCAGCCTGTTATGCCCCTGCTTCCTCTACCCAATGGAGCTGGAGTACCACATCCCCAGAATGGTTACAATCGTGAATATGATGGCGCCAGCTCAG tgggaCAAGGCTCACAGGTGCCTCTGCTGCACGACCAAGACAGTGGAGCAGACCACA CGCGCAGTGGATATCGTATCCAAGTGGACCCTGATGGGAATGCCACACGTGCCATTTACTATATGGAAAGAGAACTGGCCAACCTGGACCCATCCAAACCTACCAACTACAACCGCT TGGAGAATATGAGTGAAGTCTCTTCCCTGCATGATAGCTTGGAGCCTCGAGGCCGCGGCGGTCGTTCACAGCCACCACCTCTGCCCACAGTCTATGACCGGGATGAAGCCATGAGCACCATCAGCAGTGTTTCCCAGCATGCCCACCGCCGTGATGACTACCCGCGCCGGGGTGGAGGGCACATGGGGGATCGTGTGCGCGCCCGTTCCATGGACAACCTTGACGACATCGGACGTCGCTACGGCCGAGACGACTACCCACCACGGCACCGCCCAGATGAGCCCAGAGGCAGGAGAGG CTCGGATGATGAGTGGAGCAGCAGTGCCCGCAGTGGCTATGACCGTGACTTTGACGATCGCAGGCGTCGTGACTACTCCCCTGATGATCGtcggagagaaggaggaagaggaggttaTGGTGGCCTCCCCGGGAGACGCAGCCGCAGCCGTGATGACTTGATGGATCTGGAGAGGGATCATCGGGCTGGCGGAGGTGCTAGGGGCGGGCGAGATGACTATGACGACAGCTTCCTGCGAGAGGccatggagaggaagaggatgggtGAGCAGCAGAGGGCCCGCAGCAGGGACCGACTGGACACCGAGAGCGACCGCTCGGATTGGGGGAGGACACCACGTGGACCCCCACCACTCCCTGTGAGTCCGCCCTCTGGATACCCTGATCGCCGTGATGACTACCCGCCACCTCCACCTCCGCCATACAGTGATGAGGAAAGTGTGTCATCTTCTAAGAAAAGCAACCTCCGCAAG AATGGAGCCGTGAGTCGGGAAAGCCTTGTGGTGTAA
- the mag gene encoding myelin-associated glycoprotein isoform X1, whose translation MWCLELLLPLLLIINDASCQWNVWVPRDISAMTNSCVVIPCTFMYPSGIRPYRGIHGIWYFGQPYPQLFPPVVFKSRTDVVHESYKGRTKLLGDLHQRNCTLLINNIGTEHSGRYYFRADLGGANMYTFPDFAELKVLEQPNIDVPEEIVSDESLELTCYAPDNCPDMTPEIQWMYTDYLPDPEFSSDYLEESNTAVLSSTLTFTPRPMHNGQLLGCRVYYPNTTLVYERLISLDIKYAPRSVWVNVSSEVMEGSSVTLHCEVDSNPPPRISWMFGDQELLWDTASNVSLSLDDVTPAQEGVYTCVGDNGYGVMNTSLYLAVKYPPREPIVNNSMTVQEGTSLALHCSTQGSPAPTLTWLKDGELVGTITADELSVLEIVEITPQGDGQYRCLAENEHGRASSSLNITVEYAPVLLEESKCTVVREGVQCVCMATGNPEPTIEFYLPDQNITINETDGRFNFYTHTDGHTSTGMIKLREKGERINNGGPAVNVHCSIYNMYGRESVLLELQQEKKYMMAVIVGTIGGVAVIAFIIAAVRYVGHNNKKENGNPRQDVVLENPALYYSAVKKDKQNLRKKVLKTELLGSKFNSILEETTGEDGDYQPVGSLAELERQELNYAALEFIGARSREGASGRGDDGSNYTEIKAK comes from the exons ATGTGGTGTTTGGAGCTGCTCTTACCACTGCTGTTGATCATCAATG ATGCCAGTTGCCAGTGGAACGTTTGGGTACCTCGGGACATCTCGGCCATGACCAATTCCTGTGTTGTCATCCCGTGCACCTTCATGTACCCATCTGGTATCAGGCCATACCGTGGCATTCATGGTATCTGGTACTTTGGCCAGCCTTACCCTCAACTCTTCCCTCCCGTAGTCTTCAAATCACGCACAGATGTCGTGCATGAGAGCTACAAGGGCCGCACCAAGCTGTTGGGTGATCTGCATCAGAGGAACTGCACTCTGCTCATCAACAACATTGGCACAGAGCACTCAGGGAGATACTACTTTCGTGCTGACCTCGGTGGGGCAAACATGTACACGTTCCCAGACTTTGCTGAGCTCAAAGTTCTGG AACAACCCAACATTGATGTCCCAGAGGAAATTGTCAGTGATGAGAGCCTGGAGCTGACATGTTATGCTCCTGACAACTGCCCTGACATGACTCCAGAAATCCAGTGGATGTACACTGACTACCTGCCGGACCCTGAGTTCAGCTCTGACTACCTGGAGGAAAGCAACACAGCGGTACTCTCCAGCACCCTGACCTTTACACCCAGACCAATGCACAACGGGCAGCTCCTGGGCTGCAGGGTGTACTACCCAAACACCACACTAGTCTACGAGAGGCTCATTTCTCTAGACATCAAGT ATGCTCCACGCTCAGTGTGGGTGAACGTCTCCTCAGAGGTGATGGAGGGCAGCTCTGTGACGCTGCACTGCGAGGTGGACAGTAACCCTCCTCCCAGGATCTCCTGGATGTTCGGAGACCAGGAACTGCTGTGGGACACGGCGTCCAACGTCTCCCTATCCCTGGATGATGTGACGCCTGCACAAGAGGGAGTCTACACCTGTGTCGGGGACAACGGCTATGGCGTCATGAACACTTCACTCTACCTGGCTGTCAAGT ACCCTCCCCGTGAGCCCATTGTAAACAACTCCATGACAGTACAAGAGGGCACTTCATTGGCTCTGCACTGCAGCACCCAGGGCAGCCCAGCCCCAACCCTCACCTGGCTGAAGGACGGGGAGCTGGTGGGAACCATCACTGCAGATGAGCTGTCAGTGCTGGAGATCGTGGAGATCACACCACAGGGAGACGGACAGTACCGCTGCCTGGCTGAGAACGAGCATGGACGAGCCAGCAGCTCCCTAAACATCACTGTTGAAT ATGCCCCGGTCCTTCTAGAGGAGTCCAAGTGCACAGTGGTGAGGGAAGGTGTCCAGTGTGTCTGCATGGCCACAGGAAACCCTGAACCCACCATCGAGTTCTACTTGCCTGACCAGAACATCACCATCAACGAAACAGACGGCCGGTTCaacttctacacacacacagacggacaCACCTCCACCGGTATGATCAAGCTGCGGGAGAAAGGCGAGCGCATCAACAACGGTGGCCCAGCTGTTAATGTCCACTGCAGCATCTACAACATGTACGGAAGAGAGAGTGTACTTCTGGAGCTACAGCAGGAGA AAAAGTACATGATGGCAGTTATAGTTGGCACCATCGGCGGAGTGGCTGTCATAGCCTTCATTATTGCAGCAGTGAGATACGTTGGCCACAACAACAAGAA AGAGAATGGCAACCCTAGGCAGGACGTGGTCCTGGAGAACCCAGCTTTGTACTACAGCGCAGTCAAGAAGGACAAACAAAATCTGAGGAAGAAAGTG CTTAAGACAGAGCTGTTGGGCTCAAAGTTTAACTCCATTCTAGAGGAGACTACG GGAGAAGACGGGGATTATCAACCTGTGGGCTCTTTGGCAGAACTGGAGAGGCAAGAGCTGAATTACGCTGCTCTGGAGTTTATCGGGGCCAGGTCCAGGGAGGGGGCCTCAGGGAGGGGGGATGACGGCAGCAACTACACGGAAATCAAAGCCAAATGA